One genomic segment of Sminthopsis crassicaudata isolate SCR6 chromosome 2, ASM4859323v1, whole genome shotgun sequence includes these proteins:
- the UBA2 gene encoding SUMO-activating enzyme subunit 2, translating into MALSRGLSRELAEAVAGGRVLVVGAGGIGCELLKNLVLSGFAHIDLIDLDTIDVSNLNRQFLFQKKHVGRSKAQVAKESVLQFYPDANIIAYHDSIMNPDYNVEFFRQFTLVMNALDNRAARNHVNRMCLAADVPLIESGTAGYLGQVTVIKKGVTECYECHPKPTQKTFPGCTIRNTPSEPIHCIVWAKYLFNQLFGEEDADQEVSPDRADPEAAWEPAEAEARARASNEDGDIKRISTKEWAKSTGYDPVKLFTKLFKDDIRYLLTMDKLWRKRKPPVPLDWTEVQSQEINIGDQQNESTLGLKDQQVLDVKSYARLFSKSIETLRVHLAEKGDGAELIWDKDDPSAMDFVTSAANLRMHIFSMNMKSRFDIKSMAGNIIPAIATTNAVIAGLIVLEGLKILSGKIDQCRTIFLNKQPNPRKKLLVPCALDPPNPNCYVCASKPEVTVKLNVHKVTVLTLQDKIVKEKFAMVAPDVQIEDGKGTILISSEEGETEANNHKKLSEFGIRNGSRLQADDFLQDYTLLINVLHSDDLEKDVEFEVVGDAPEKVGPKQTEQAAKNISNGSDDGAQPSTSTAQDQDDVLIVDSDEEGSSSNADVTEEDTARKRKLDDKDHINAKRPRTEQSEELDDIIALD; encoded by the exons ATGGCTCTGTCGCGGGGACTGTCCAGGGAGCTGGCGGAGGCCGTGGCTGGAGGCCGGGTATTGGTGGTCGGCGCGGGCGGCATCGGCTGCGAGCTCCTCAAGAACCTGGTGCTGAGCGGCTTCGCGCACATCGACCTG ATTGACTTGGATACTATTGATGTCAGCAACCTCAATAGGCAGTTTTTGTTTCAAAAGAAACATGTTGGAAGATCAAAGGCAcag gttGCTAAGGAAAGTGTATTGCAGTTTTACCCAGATGCTAATATTATAGCCTACCATGACAGCATCATGAA CCCTGATTATAATGTGGAATTCTTTCGACAATTTACATTGGTCATGAATGCTTTAGATAACAGAG CTGCACGGAACCATGTGAATAGAATGTGTCTGGCGGCTGATGTTCCTCTTATAGAGAGTGGAACTGCTGGCTATCTTGGACAAGTAACAGTTATCAAAAAG GGTGTGACCGAATGTTATGAATGCCATCCTAAACCAACCCAGAAAACTTTCCCTGGATGTACAATTCGTAATACACCTTCAGAACCTATCCACTGTATCGTATGGGCAAAATATTTGTTCAA ccaGTTGTTTGGGGAAGAAGACGCTGATCAGGAAGTATCCCCTGATAGAGCTGATCCTGAAGCTGCCT GGGAACCAGCAGAAGCTGAAGCCAGAGCAAGAGCATCTAATGAGGATGGTGATATCAAACGTATTTCCACTAAGGAATGGGCTAAATCAACTGGATATGATCCAGTTAAACTCTTCACCAAG cttttcaaggATGACATCAGATATTTATTGACAATGGATAAACTTTGGAGGAAAAGGAAGCCTCCTGTACCTTTAGACTGGACTGAAGTGCAAAGTCAAG aaataaatataggagatcaacaaaatgaatccacattaGGTTTAAAAGACCAACAGGTTCTGGATGTCAAAAGCTATGCACGTCTTTTTTCAAAAAGTATTGAAACCTTGAGAGTTCATCTTGCTGAGAAAGGTGATGGTGCTGAACTCATATGGGACAAG GATGATCCATCAGCAATGGATTTTGTTACATCTGCAGCAAACCTCAGAATGCATATTTTCAGTATGAATATGAAGAGCAGATTTGATATCAAAT ctatggCTGGAAATATCATTCCTGCAATTGCTACTACCAACGCGGTGATTGCTGGGCTGATAGTCCTAGAAGGTTTGAAAATTTTATCAGGAAAAATAGATCAGTGTAGAACG ATCTTTTTGAACAAACAGCCAAATCCAAGAAAGAAACTACTTGTACCATGTGCATTGGATCCTCCCAACCCTAATTGTTATGTTTGTGCTAGCAAGCCTGAGGTAACAGTGAAATTGAATGTCCACAAAGTCACAGTCCTTACATTACAGGATAAG atagTGAAAGAAAAATTTGCTATGGTAGCGCCAGATGTACAGATTGAAGATGGTAAAGGAACCATCCTCATATCTTCAgaagagggagaaacagaag CTAATAATCATAAGAAGTTGTcagaatttggaattagaaatgGCAGCAGGCTTCAAGCAGATGATTTCCTACAGGATTATACATTATTGATCAATGTCCTCCATAG TGATGATCTAGAAAAAGATGTGGAATTTGAAGTTGTTGGAGATGCCCCTGAAAAAGTGGGGCCAAAGCAAACAGAACAGGCAGCTAAAAACATCAGTAATGGCAGTGATGATGGGGCACAGCCATCTACATCAACAG
- the PDCD2L gene encoding programmed cell death protein 2-like has product MAAAPSPVLLGLRDAEMRGRVEGPQEGAWTINKMGGFPDSLPSVPAPRPSCGSCGTEMAHVVQVYCPLEGSPFHRLLHVFSCVHSDCVGQPCSWKVFRSQHLQRQEENTQDSKLKQKEENNIAVKDWCEGAEDWGDDSGSDPPPCITNDLLDSNVGDNFNVDEDTNCMSQFQELTLNEALSDSCSFDHMMSARGGHVLPGSSVPVFHPYYISVVDEEDYTNFVDTNHAQKLLQEYGKREGVELELLIAQSFIFDSGEQYEKAVSKSNDKIFYKFMKRISTCREQILRYSWNGQPLFITCPSSDATEIPSCSNCGSSRVFEFQLMPALISMLKSTLLDISVEFGTVLIYTCQKSCWPANHQNPMEEFCVIQEDPDQMLFK; this is encoded by the exons ATGGCGGCTGCTCCCTCCCCTGTGCTACTAGGTCTCCGGGACGCTGAGATGAGGGGCCGAGTTGAAGGGCCCCAGGAAGGGGCCTGGACTATCAATAAAATGGGCGGCTTCCCG GACAGTCTGCCCTCAGTCCCCGCCCCGCGGCCGAGTTGCGGGAGTTGCGGGACCGAGATGGCGCACGTCGTCCAGGTCTACTGTCCCCTTGAAGGGTCGCCTTTCCACCGCCTGCTGCACGTGTTCAGCTGTGTGCACTCGGATTGCGTGGGCCAGCCGTGCAG CTGGAAGGTGTTTCGCTCCCAACATTTGCAGAGGCAGGAGGAGAACACGCAGGACTCCAAGCTAAAGCAG aaagaggaaaataacattgCAGTTAAAGACTGGTGTGAAGGAGCAGAAGACTGGGGAGACGACAGTGGAAGTGATCCTCCACCATGTATTACAAATGATCTGCTTGATTCAAATGTAGGAGATAATTTCAATGTAGATGAAGATACAAATTGTATGTCCCAATTCCAAGAACTCACACTTAATGAAGCTTTGAGTGACTCTTGTTCCTTTGATCATATGATGTCAGCTAGAGGAGGACATGTATTGCCCGGCTCATCAGTTCCTGTGTTTCATCCCTACTATATCAGTGTAGTGGATGAAGAAGATTATACTAATTTTGTTGATACAAATCATGCCCAAAAACTTCTGCAGGAGtatggaaaaagggagggagttgAATTGGAACTTCTGATAGCTCAAAG TTTCATTTTTGACAGTGGTGAACAATATGAGAAGGCTGTTTCTAAAagtaatgataaaatattttataaatttatgaaaAGAATTTCTACCTGCCGTGAACAGATTCTGAG atactCTTGGAATGGGCAGCCTCTCTTTATAACTTGTCCTTCATCAGATGCCACTGAGATTCCATCCTGCAGTAACTGTGGGAGCTCTAGAGTTTTTGAGTTTCAGCTTATGCCTGCATTGATCAGCATGCTTAAAAGTACTCTGTTAG ATATCTCTGTTGAATTTGGAACAGTTTTAATTTATACTTGCCAGAAGAGTTGTTGGCCTGCTAATCATCAAAATCCTATGGAAGAGTTTTGTGTTATACAAGAAGATCCAGATCAAATGTTATTTAAGtag